A genomic segment from Candidatus Cloacimonadota bacterium encodes:
- a CDS encoding acetate kinase encodes MKILVVNCGSSSLKYEIYAMPEQCSLGKGLIERIGLSEGRISQKANGKLFEKITDIPNHRIAFELMMKAILDSEQGILTSLSQIEGIGHRVVHGGEKYSASVQIDADVVKAIEDTCELAPLHNPANLTGIVEASNIFSNIPQVAVFDTAFHQSLPPHAYLYGIPRDFYEKYRIRRYGFHGTSHRYVAGIALQIMKRSPENTNLITCHLGNGASITAIQAGKSIDTSMGFTPLEGLIMGTRSGDIDPSIIFYLEERGFDFHDLHNILNKKSGLLGLSGVSSDLRDIEEAAENGNNDALEALETYAYRIRKYIGAYAANLIKLDGIVFTGGIGQNAVKMRERICSRLENIGIHINQEKNRKVGKEAGIISQDYSPVTILAIPTNEELQIALDTVQIIKPQLDVVVL; translated from the coding sequence ATGAAGATTCTCGTGGTTAATTGCGGAAGTAGCTCTCTTAAGTATGAAATATACGCAATGCCCGAACAGTGTAGCTTGGGTAAGGGGCTTATAGAGCGGATTGGGTTATCGGAAGGCAGAATATCACAAAAAGCCAATGGAAAATTATTCGAAAAAATCACCGATATTCCCAATCACCGTATTGCTTTTGAATTGATGATGAAAGCTATCTTAGATTCAGAACAAGGTATCCTTACTTCCCTTTCTCAGATAGAGGGCATTGGGCATCGTGTGGTACATGGAGGCGAAAAATATTCTGCCTCAGTGCAGATTGATGCTGATGTAGTTAAGGCTATTGAAGATACTTGCGAATTGGCACCATTACACAATCCTGCCAATCTCACGGGTATCGTTGAAGCTTCGAACATATTTTCCAATATACCGCAAGTAGCCGTTTTTGATACTGCTTTTCATCAAAGCCTGCCCCCGCATGCTTATCTGTATGGAATTCCCCGAGATTTTTATGAAAAGTATCGTATTCGCCGTTATGGATTTCATGGCACCAGCCATCGCTACGTAGCCGGGATTGCATTACAGATTATGAAAAGAAGCCCAGAAAACACCAATCTTATAACTTGCCATTTGGGCAATGGAGCTTCCATAACCGCCATCCAAGCGGGGAAGTCTATAGATACATCAATGGGCTTTACTCCTCTGGAAGGTTTAATAATGGGAACGCGCAGCGGAGATATTGATCCTTCTATAATCTTCTATTTAGAAGAACGGGGATTCGATTTTCACGATTTACACAATATCTTGAATAAAAAAAGCGGATTGTTGGGTCTTTCTGGGGTTTCAAGCGATCTTAGAGATATCGAAGAAGCGGCGGAAAATGGAAATAATGATGCCCTGGAAGCACTCGAAACCTATGCTTATCGCATTCGCAAATATATCGGTGCTTATGCGGCAAATCTCATCAAGTTAGATGGCATTGTCTTCACCGGCGGGATTGGTCAGAATGCCGTTAAAATGCGTGAACGCATCTGCAGCAGGCTCGAAAACATTGGCATTCACATCAATCAGGAAAAGAACCGTAAAGTAGGCAAAGAAGCCGGCATAATCTCTCAAGACTATTCTCCGGTAACAATCTTGGCTATTCCCACCAATGAAGAATTGCAGATAGCCTTAGATACGGTTCAGATTATTAAACCTCAGTTAGACGTGGTAGTTTTATGA
- a CDS encoding BamA/TamA family outer membrane protein, producing the protein DVQEGRMTYLEGLLGISENAGKRELSGMINLEFLNLWGTDRGIKLFWKKNPNAYSELSLGYHESGIPGIPLAADLELSRTTQDSLWIRSLVDVDIYYITLFQRIGFSFAANSILPGTGYSPITKESESSFGAFWKYQNASGERIPTKGMELDAAYDYVLSASGNKYGKLSSSAKYYFPLRSRFISYLGIYYKDNNKQNPEAYDLYSMGGFASLRGYREDEFKSNRLAWANIELRYMIGPETMIYTFFDHGYMQGDENNAKYDLMGIGAGLKVSTRLGMMSIEYGLGYRDNSFSSLGLGMIHLGLDIAL; encoded by the coding sequence TGATGTTCAGGAAGGAAGAATGACATACTTGGAAGGGCTTTTGGGAATCAGCGAAAATGCGGGCAAACGTGAGCTTTCCGGAATGATAAATTTGGAATTTCTAAATCTGTGGGGAACGGATAGAGGCATCAAATTATTCTGGAAAAAGAATCCTAATGCATACAGTGAGTTGAGTCTTGGTTATCACGAATCGGGCATTCCAGGAATTCCACTGGCGGCAGATCTGGAACTTTCTCGCACCACTCAAGATAGCCTTTGGATTCGCAGTCTCGTAGATGTGGACATATATTACATTACCCTGTTTCAGAGGATTGGCTTCAGTTTTGCCGCAAACAGCATATTACCCGGAACCGGATATTCTCCAATTACGAAGGAATCGGAAAGCAGTTTTGGAGCATTCTGGAAATATCAGAATGCCTCAGGAGAACGGATACCCACAAAAGGCATGGAGTTGGATGCAGCATACGACTATGTGCTGAGTGCAAGTGGCAATAAATATGGAAAACTAAGCAGCAGTGCGAAATATTACTTTCCCTTAAGAAGCAGATTTATAAGCTATCTGGGCATATACTATAAAGATAACAACAAGCAAAATCCGGAAGCTTACGATCTGTATAGCATGGGCGGATTTGCATCTTTAAGGGGTTATCGGGAAGATGAATTCAAAAGCAACAGACTAGCTTGGGCAAATATTGAACTGCGATATATGATTGGACCGGAAACGATGATCTACACCTTCTTCGATCATGGATACATGCAAGGCGACGAGAACAATGCCAAGTACGATCTTATGGGTATTGGAGCTGGCTTGAAAGTAAGTACTAGATTGGGCATGATGAGCATTGAATATGGTTTGGGATACAGAGACAATAGTTTCAGTAGTTTAGGTTTAGGCATGATCCACTTAGGTTTGGATATTGCTTTATAA